AGTCCGCGGGCACTTTGTCTCGAGCAGATCGGAGACAATTCTCCCCGACGCTTACCAATGATGCGTATTATCAAGCACTGTTCCATGGCGGGCCATGGGAGTCTCAAGTTATTCACCTTGACAATCtaaagtataaaagaaatcaagaTATTCGCCATTCCACACAAAGCCTGCATCCGCTTAGAAGCTCCACTATACTTCCTCTACTAACACTGCCTTGTATAAATCGTTTCCCACCAGCATCGCAGCTCAACTCCAAATGTCTCTCAAATATCTCATAACCGGCGCAACTGGTGGGCTCGGTGAGCAAGTCCTCAAATACTTTGTGGACAATGTCGACCGCTCCCAATTCGCCGCGGCATCCTCCTCGGACAAGAACAGGGCTCGCTTTGAAGACCTCGGAATCGCGTTCCGGCGTATCGAttacgacgacgaagaatcGCTCGATTCGGGATTACatggtgttgagaatctgCTTTTCGTGAGCACGAATGTCTTCGATAATGAGCGACGTGATAAGCAGCATCGACGGCTCATAAATGCTGCCAAGCGAGCGGGCGTGAAGCATGTCTGGTATACATCGCTTGCGTTTGGTGGCTTCTCGGATAACTCCAAGGCTGCTGTTCAGCAAGTCCATCTCATCACAGAGAAACTTCTTAAGGAGTATGTATTCTTTCCCAGGCAGGCGTTATAATACTAACCATTGCAGATCCGGTCTCACCTACACTGCCATCCGCGAAGGCGTGTACACAGAAGCCTTCCCTGTCTTCATTAACTGGTATCCAGACTCTACAACCGTCCGACTCCCTGCAGACGGAGAGATAGCCTGGACTCGACGCACAGAACTCGGCGAAGCAACCGCCCGAATCATGATCCGCGGCGGCTACGAGAACCAAACCGTGCTGTTTACTTCAGAAGAGACTATCACCACGAAAGAGCTGGTGGATATCCTCAATGAGGCGACGTCTCGGCAGGTGAAATTCGAGATTGTCTCGCCTGAGGAGTATGTTCGTGTGAACAGTGCGAATGATCACGGCGGGAAACCACAGGCGTTCTTTGAAATGGTTGCGACGTGGTGGCAGGATATTGCAAAGGGGGAACTTCGTACCACGGACGGGCTAATGCGAGATGTTCTTGGGAGAGAGCCGACGAAGCCGCGGGATGCTATTAAGCAATTGCTGGCTGAGGATAGGGATTATACCTGGCATCAAAACTATGCGCGATCATAATACATGTCAGGTTTAATATGCCATGGACTAAATAATGAACCGGGGCTCCATAATTTCCAAGGGTTTGTTTCCGGGCATTTCAGCTCTTAAGCAACGATTGATGGCTATCATCTGCGATATAACGTTCTAGACCGACCATGGTCCTAGTCGGCTGTATGAGAAGTGACAGCTGGGGCAGTGCGGGGGATCCAAGGCAA
Above is a window of Aspergillus puulaauensis MK2 DNA, chromosome 2, nearly complete sequence DNA encoding:
- a CDS encoding putative NmrA-like family protein (COG:G,M;~EggNog:ENOG410PW89;~InterPro:IPR036291,IPR008030;~PFAM:PF13460,PF05368), which encodes MSLKYLITGATGGLGEQVLKYFVDNVDRSQFAAASSSDKNRARFEDLGIAFRRIDYDDEESLDSGLHGVENLLFVSTNVFDNERRDKQHRRLINAAKRAGVKHVWYTSLAFGGFSDNSKAAVQQVHLITEKLLKESGLTYTAIREGVYTEAFPVFINWYPDSTTVRLPADGEIAWTRRTELGEATARIMIRGGYENQTVLFTSEETITTKELVDILNEATSRQVKFEIVSPEEYVRVNSANDHGGKPQAFFEMVATWWQDIAKGELRTTDGLMRDVLGREPTKPRDAIKQLLAEDRDYTWHQNYARS